A genomic stretch from Synechococcus sp. MU1643 includes:
- the psbC gene encoding photosystem II reaction center protein CP43 — MVTLSNPGLGATGGKDLPSTGYAWWSGNARLINLSGRLLGAHVAHAGLMVFWAGAMMLFEVSHFTFDKPMYEQGFICMPHVATLGYGVGPGGEVTDLFPFFVVGVLHLISSAVLGLGGLYHALRGPEILENYSSFFSQDWRDKNQMTNIIGYHLILLGVGCLLLVFKAMFFGGVYDTWAPGGGDVRMITNPTLDPGVIFGYLFRAPFGGEGWIIGVNSMEDIIGGHIWLGLTLIFGGIWHAITKPFGWVRRAFIWNGEAYLSYSLGALSFMSFIASAYIWFNNTAYPSEFWGPTNAEASQAQSFTFLVRDQRLGANIGSAMGPTGLGKYLMRSPTGEIIFGGETMRFWDFRGPWLEPLRGPNGLSLDKLQNDIQPWQVRRAAEYMTHAPNASINSVGGIITEPNSVNYVNLRQWLGATQFVLAFFFLVGHLWHAGRARAAAAGFEKGIDRKAEPVLGMPDLD; from the coding sequence GTGGTAACGCTCTCTAATCCCGGTCTTGGCGCCACTGGCGGCAAAGACCTTCCATCCACCGGGTATGCCTGGTGGTCTGGCAACGCCCGCCTGATCAACCTGTCCGGCCGTCTGCTTGGTGCCCATGTGGCCCACGCTGGTCTGATGGTGTTCTGGGCCGGCGCAATGATGCTGTTCGAGGTGAGCCACTTCACCTTCGACAAGCCCATGTATGAGCAGGGCTTCATCTGCATGCCCCACGTTGCCACCCTTGGCTATGGCGTGGGCCCCGGCGGTGAGGTCACTGATCTCTTCCCGTTCTTCGTGGTCGGTGTTCTGCACCTGATCAGTTCCGCTGTGCTCGGCCTCGGCGGCCTGTATCACGCCCTGCGTGGCCCTGAGATATTGGAGAACTATTCCTCCTTCTTCTCTCAGGACTGGCGTGACAAAAACCAGATGACCAACATCATTGGTTATCACCTCATCCTTCTGGGCGTCGGCTGCCTGCTGCTGGTCTTCAAGGCCATGTTCTTCGGCGGCGTTTACGACACCTGGGCACCCGGCGGCGGTGACGTCCGCATGATCACCAACCCGACCCTCGATCCGGGTGTGATCTTCGGCTACCTGTTCCGCGCTCCCTTCGGTGGAGAGGGTTGGATCATCGGTGTGAACTCCATGGAGGACATTATCGGTGGCCACATCTGGCTGGGTCTGACTCTGATCTTCGGTGGCATCTGGCACGCCATCACCAAGCCCTTCGGCTGGGTGCGTCGCGCCTTCATCTGGAACGGTGAGGCCTACCTGAGCTACAGCCTTGGCGCTCTGAGCTTCATGAGCTTCATCGCTTCGGCATACATCTGGTTTAACAACACCGCTTATCCCTCCGAGTTCTGGGGCCCCACCAACGCTGAGGCATCCCAGGCTCAAAGCTTCACCTTCCTGGTGCGTGACCAGCGCCTGGGCGCCAACATCGGTTCCGCCATGGGCCCCACCGGCCTTGGCAAATACCTGATGCGCTCACCCACAGGTGAAATCATCTTCGGTGGTGAAACCATGCGCTTCTGGGACTTCCGTGGTCCCTGGCTGGAGCCCCTGCGTGGGCCCAACGGTCTCAGCCTCGACAAGCTGCAGAACGATATTCAGCCCTGGCAAGTGCGCCGTGCGGCTGAGTACATGACCCACGCTCCCAACGCCTCGATCAACTCCGTGGGCGGCATCATCACCGAGCCCAACTCGGTGAACTACGTGAACCTTCGCCAGTGGCTGGGTGCAACGCAGTTCGTGCTTGCCTTCTTCTTCCTAGTTGGTCACCTCTGGCACGCCGGCCGCGCTCGCGCTGCTGCTGCTGGCTTCGAGAAAGGCATCGACCGCAAGGCTGAGCCTGTGCTCGGCATGCCCGACCTCGACTGA